A genomic window from Agreia sp. COWG includes:
- a CDS encoding 3-hydroxyacyl-CoA dehydrogenase NAD-binding domain-containing protein — MTDYSTIDFSTLTELSADEVVTHSYVRDIPLPSGNVLALVTIDNDRDHTRPSTLGPLSLMEYGAALDALAVRAKAGEIQAVAVTGKPYILAAGADLSKVSDIPNRELAKQMAQLGHYVFGKMKSTGVPSFAFINGLALGGGVEIALAADYRTIDSSIAALALPEVFLGIIPGWGGAYLLPNLIGIENALKVVVENPLKNNRTLKGQQAFDLGIADAIFDPASYLEDSLRWADGVLTGAITVKRPNEPGKIERMVKWDAAIGIARKMLESRIGTVAKSPYAALELLRAAKSGTAEEGFAREDEALADLIAGDQFRASIYAFNLVQKRAKRPAGAPDKAVAKQVTKVGVIGAGLMASQFALLFVRRLRVPVVITDLDQARVDKGLAYIRDEIAALENKGRISADEANRLSALVSGTTDKADFADADWVIEAVFEELGVKQEVFADVEKYISDTAVLATNTSSLSVEQIGAKLAHPERLVGFHFFNPVAVMPLIEVVNTPATDEATLSTAMVVASKLRKNAVITRDTPGFVVNRILAKLLGEAMHAVDTGTPFQVVDDALKPFGLPMTPFELLELVGLKVGAHVLDTHHSAFPDRFFESRNLHALAEHGKIFDRDAKGKIKGFDKTAVKIVAEGGPGGTALTEAQLLRRVEDGLADEIKRMLDDDVVHAAEDIDLCLILGAGYPFQMGGATPYLDRVGASERAFGDTFHHPPIRGTE, encoded by the coding sequence ATGACCGACTACTCCACCATCGATTTCTCGACACTGACCGAGCTGTCGGCCGACGAGGTCGTGACACACTCCTACGTGCGCGATATCCCCTTGCCTAGCGGCAACGTTCTCGCCCTCGTCACCATCGACAACGATAGGGACCACACTCGGCCGTCCACACTCGGACCGCTCTCCCTCATGGAGTACGGAGCGGCGCTCGACGCACTCGCCGTGCGCGCGAAGGCCGGAGAGATCCAGGCTGTCGCCGTCACGGGAAAGCCCTACATCCTCGCGGCGGGCGCGGACCTGTCCAAGGTCAGCGACATCCCCAACCGCGAGTTGGCAAAGCAGATGGCCCAATTGGGTCACTACGTGTTCGGCAAGATGAAGAGCACCGGCGTACCCTCGTTTGCCTTCATCAATGGTCTCGCCCTCGGAGGAGGAGTCGAGATCGCCCTTGCGGCGGACTACCGAACCATCGATTCGTCGATCGCAGCCCTGGCCTTGCCCGAGGTCTTTCTCGGCATCATTCCCGGCTGGGGTGGCGCCTATCTGCTGCCGAACCTCATTGGCATCGAGAACGCGCTGAAGGTCGTCGTCGAGAACCCGCTGAAAAACAACCGCACCCTGAAGGGGCAGCAGGCGTTCGACCTCGGAATCGCCGACGCCATCTTCGATCCGGCGTCGTACCTTGAGGACTCGCTTCGTTGGGCCGATGGAGTACTCACCGGCGCCATCACCGTGAAGCGTCCGAACGAGCCTGGCAAGATCGAGCGCATGGTCAAGTGGGATGCGGCCATCGGCATCGCGCGCAAGATGCTCGAGTCGCGCATCGGAACGGTTGCCAAGTCGCCCTACGCCGCCCTCGAGCTGCTGAGGGCCGCAAAATCGGGCACGGCCGAGGAGGGTTTTGCCAGAGAAGACGAGGCTCTGGCCGACCTGATCGCTGGCGATCAGTTCCGCGCGAGCATCTATGCCTTCAACCTCGTGCAGAAGCGCGCCAAGCGTCCGGCGGGCGCACCGGACAAGGCCGTGGCGAAGCAGGTCACGAAGGTCGGCGTCATCGGAGCCGGCCTCATGGCGAGTCAGTTCGCCCTGCTGTTCGTTCGCCGCCTGCGGGTTCCCGTCGTCATCACCGACCTCGACCAGGCCCGTGTCGACAAGGGTCTCGCCTACATCCGCGACGAGATCGCCGCTCTCGAAAACAAGGGCCGCATCTCGGCCGACGAAGCGAACAGGCTCAGTGCCCTGGTCTCAGGCACAACCGACAAGGCGGACTTCGCCGACGCCGACTGGGTCATCGAGGCCGTGTTCGAGGAGCTCGGCGTCAAGCAGGAGGTCTTCGCGGACGTCGAGAAGTATATTTCCGACACGGCGGTGCTTGCCACGAATACGTCTTCCCTCTCGGTCGAGCAGATCGGGGCGAAGCTCGCCCACCCGGAGAGGCTTGTCGGCTTCCACTTCTTCAACCCCGTGGCTGTCATGCCCCTCATCGAGGTGGTCAACACCCCGGCGACCGACGAGGCGACGTTGAGCACCGCCATGGTGGTCGCGTCTAAGCTGCGGAAGAACGCGGTGATCACCCGAGACACGCCGGGATTCGTCGTGAACCGCATCCTGGCCAAGCTTCTCGGCGAGGCCATGCACGCGGTCGACACGGGAACACCGTTCCAGGTGGTCGACGATGCTCTCAAGCCCTTCGGCCTACCGATGACACCCTTCGAGCTTCTCGAGCTCGTCGGTCTCAAGGTCGGGGCGCACGTGCTCGACACCCACCACAGCGCGTTCCCTGACCGGTTCTTCGAGAGTCGCAACCTGCACGCGCTCGCCGAGCACGGGAAGATCTTTGATCGTGACGCCAAAGGCAAGATCAAGGGCTTCGACAAGACCGCGGTGAAGATCGTCGCCGAGGGTGGCCCCGGAGGCACGGCCCTGACCGAGGCGCAGTTGCTTCGACGGGTCGAAGACGGGCTCGCCGACGAGATCAAGCGGATGCTCGACGACGACGTGGTCCATGCCGCGGAGGACATCGATCTGTGCCTGATCCTTGGCGCAGGCTATCCGTTCCAGATGGGTGGAGCGACGCCGTACCTCGACAGGGTCGGAGCCAGCGAGCGGGCGTTCGGCGACACCTTCCACCACCCACCGATCCGCGGCACAGAGTAA
- the dxs gene encoding 1-deoxy-D-xylulose-5-phosphate synthase yields MSLLENISGPRDLDGLSHEQMLQLAAEIRQFLVAEVSKTGGHLGPNLGVVETTLAIHRVFHSPQDAIVFDTGHQSYVHKLLTGRQDFSHLRQQGGLAGYPQRSESVHDVVESSHASSSLSWADGISRAFEMTGQTDRHVIAVVGDGALTGGMTWEALNNISDDNTRKLVIVVNDNGRSYAPTIGGMARYLNSVRTNTKYRNLHQSSRQLFDHLGGPGRAIYRGIRGGTHGFLSRFTNNEALYSNLDIKYIGPIHGHDQQAMEEALLQAKRYAQPVIVHAITEKGRGYEPAMADVADQFHAVGQIDPETGEALGGPSAPSWTGVFSDEIVALAEKDPTLVGITAAMLRPTGLHKLAERFPSRVFDVGIAEQHAVTSAAGLAFGGLHPVVAVYATFINRAFDQVLMDVALHRAGVTFVLDRAGVTGPDGPSHHGMWDLAILQVVPNIRLSAPRDADRLREELAEAVSVSDGPTVVRFPKGSVGEAIPAVRRLDDGVDVLAEHERKDVLIVTVGPMARTGLEVAERLAAQGIGATVVDPRWVVPVPRSVLDLAAEHRILISIEDGIRVGGIGTRIRQDLREAGIDTAVTELGLPDEFLDHADRAQILERVGLTPQRIARDVVAQVLGSKIPIARPLEGNSEEERRLSR; encoded by the coding sequence ATGAGTCTGCTCGAGAACATCTCCGGTCCGCGCGACCTCGACGGCCTGAGCCACGAACAGATGCTGCAGCTCGCGGCAGAGATCCGGCAGTTCCTCGTCGCCGAAGTCTCGAAGACGGGTGGCCACCTCGGACCGAACCTCGGCGTCGTCGAGACGACCCTCGCCATTCACCGCGTCTTCCACTCGCCGCAAGACGCCATCGTCTTCGACACGGGGCACCAGAGCTACGTGCACAAGCTCCTCACCGGCCGGCAGGACTTCTCGCACCTGCGACAGCAGGGAGGGCTCGCGGGCTACCCGCAGAGATCGGAGAGTGTTCACGACGTCGTTGAGAGCTCGCACGCCTCGAGCTCGCTCTCGTGGGCCGACGGCATCTCCCGGGCCTTCGAGATGACGGGCCAGACCGACAGGCACGTGATCGCCGTGGTGGGCGACGGCGCCCTGACCGGTGGCATGACCTGGGAGGCGCTGAACAACATCAGTGACGACAACACCAGGAAGCTCGTCATCGTCGTCAACGACAACGGTCGGTCGTACGCGCCCACCATCGGCGGCATGGCGCGCTATCTCAACTCCGTGCGCACCAATACGAAGTACCGCAATCTGCACCAGTCATCACGGCAGTTGTTCGACCACCTTGGCGGACCGGGCAGGGCGATCTACCGGGGAATCCGCGGCGGCACTCACGGCTTTCTGAGCCGCTTCACCAACAACGAGGCGCTGTACTCCAATCTCGACATCAAGTACATCGGTCCGATCCACGGCCACGACCAGCAGGCGATGGAGGAGGCACTGCTGCAGGCGAAGCGCTATGCGCAGCCCGTGATCGTGCACGCCATCACCGAGAAGGGTCGCGGCTACGAGCCGGCCATGGCGGATGTCGCCGACCAGTTCCACGCCGTAGGCCAGATAGATCCCGAGACGGGGGAGGCGCTCGGCGGTCCGAGCGCGCCCTCTTGGACGGGCGTGTTCAGCGACGAGATCGTGGCGCTGGCCGAGAAGGATCCGACACTGGTGGGTATCACCGCGGCGATGCTGCGTCCGACCGGCCTGCACAAGCTCGCGGAACGCTTTCCCTCCCGGGTGTTCGACGTGGGCATCGCCGAGCAGCACGCCGTGACCAGTGCGGCCGGACTCGCGTTCGGTGGTCTGCACCCCGTGGTCGCCGTCTACGCGACGTTCATCAACCGCGCGTTCGACCAGGTGCTGATGGATGTCGCGCTTCATAGAGCCGGCGTGACCTTCGTCCTCGACAGGGCCGGCGTCACAGGTCCGGATGGTCCCAGCCACCATGGCATGTGGGATCTCGCCATCCTGCAGGTCGTTCCGAACATCCGACTGAGCGCACCCCGAGACGCCGATCGCCTGCGCGAGGAGCTGGCGGAGGCCGTGTCCGTATCGGACGGCCCCACCGTCGTGCGTTTCCCCAAGGGCAGCGTAGGGGAGGCAATACCTGCCGTTCGCCGGCTCGACGACGGCGTCGACGTGCTCGCCGAGCACGAACGCAAAGACGTGCTCATCGTGACGGTCGGCCCCATGGCGCGAACCGGACTGGAGGTGGCCGAACGCCTCGCGGCGCAGGGCATCGGAGCGACGGTCGTCGACCCGCGCTGGGTGGTACCCGTTCCTCGAAGCGTGTTGGACCTTGCGGCAGAGCACCGCATCCTGATCTCGATCGAGGATGGCATTCGTGTCGGCGGCATCGGCACGCGCATCCGACAGGATCTGCGAGAGGCGGGAATCGACACCGCCGTCACCGAGCTCGGCCTACCGGACGAGTTCCTCGATCACGCCGATCGCGCGCAGATCCTCGAGAGGGTCGGCCTCACGCCGCAGCGCATCGCACGAGATGTCGTCGCCCAGGTTCTCGGAAGCAAGATCCCGATCGCTCGTCCCCTGGAAGGTAACAGCGAAGAGGAGCGCAGGCTCTCGCGCTGA
- a CDS encoding aconitate hydratase, which translates to MSKVNSFGSKDQLKVGDTSYEVFRIDKVPGYEKLPFSLKVLLENLLRTEDGGNITAEHINALGNWVPTSEPDTEIQFTPARVVMQDFTGVPCIVDLATMREAVGSLGGDPTKINPLAPAEMVIDHSVIADLFGSADALERNVELEYERNGERYQFLRWGQTAFDDFKVVPPGTGIVHQVNIEYLARVTMTREVDGILRAYPDTCVGTDSHTTMVNGLGVLGWGVGGIEAEAAMLGQPVSMLIPKVVGFKLSGAIPTGVTATDVVLTITQMLRKHGVVGKFVEFYGAGVAEVPLANRATIGNMSPEFGSTAAMFPIDDVTLDYLRLTGRSEEQVELVEAYAKLQTLWHDASVEPVFSEYLELDLATVVPSIAGPKRPQDRIELSRSKTQFESDLNDYTAVEHDLVDLVGTGSFPASDPGELSPEDGELTHTHSHASHAPTTVSKPTSVSLDDGTRFTLDHGAVAIAAITSCTNTSNPSVMLAAGLLARNASLKGLKAKPWVKTTLAPGSKVVTDYYEKAGLTSYLEDLGFYTVGYGCTTCIGNSGPLLDEISSAVQDNDLAVTAVLSGNRNFEGRINPDVKMNYLASPPLVIAYALAGSMNFDFETDALGTDTDGNDVFLKDIWPDAAEVQSTIDTSIDTDMFQHEYAGVFDGDERWRSLPTPEGATFEWDAESTYVRKPPYFDGMTMETTPVTDIVGARVLAKLGDSVTTDHISPAGSIKGDSPAGRYLDEHGVGRKDYNSYGSRRGNHEVMIRGTFANIRLKNQLLDGVEGGYTRDFTQPDGPQSFIYDAAQNYAAEKTPLVIFGGKEYGSGSSRDWAAKGTSLLGVKAVITESFERIHRSNLIGMGVVPLQFPAGQSWASLGLDGTEIVSISGIEELNSGTTPKTVRVTAAPSENSPEGKQTVEFDAVVRIDTPGEADYYRNGGILQYVLRSLVS; encoded by the coding sequence GTGTCGAAAGTCAACAGCTTTGGGTCGAAAGACCAATTGAAGGTCGGGGACACCTCTTACGAGGTCTTCCGCATCGACAAGGTCCCCGGATACGAGAAGCTTCCGTTCAGCCTGAAGGTGCTGCTCGAGAACCTGCTGCGCACCGAAGACGGTGGAAACATCACGGCCGAGCACATCAACGCCCTCGGCAACTGGGTTCCCACCAGCGAGCCCGACACCGAGATCCAGTTCACGCCCGCACGCGTGGTCATGCAGGACTTCACCGGTGTTCCGTGCATCGTCGACCTCGCTACGATGCGGGAGGCCGTCGGATCGCTCGGCGGAGACCCTACCAAGATCAACCCGCTGGCGCCGGCAGAGATGGTCATCGACCACTCCGTCATCGCGGATCTGTTCGGATCTGCTGATGCCCTCGAGCGCAACGTCGAGCTCGAGTACGAGCGCAATGGCGAGCGCTACCAGTTCCTCCGCTGGGGCCAGACAGCGTTCGACGACTTCAAGGTCGTTCCCCCGGGAACCGGAATCGTGCACCAGGTGAACATCGAATACCTCGCCCGCGTCACCATGACGCGCGAGGTCGACGGCATTCTGCGCGCCTACCCCGACACGTGCGTGGGAACCGACTCGCACACGACCATGGTCAACGGCCTCGGCGTTCTGGGTTGGGGAGTCGGCGGGATCGAGGCCGAGGCGGCGATGCTCGGCCAGCCCGTCTCCATGCTCATTCCGAAGGTCGTCGGCTTCAAGCTCTCGGGGGCCATTCCGACAGGAGTGACCGCGACCGACGTCGTGCTGACCATCACGCAGATGCTGCGCAAGCACGGGGTCGTCGGCAAGTTCGTGGAGTTCTACGGGGCCGGCGTCGCCGAGGTGCCCCTCGCGAACAGGGCCACGATCGGAAACATGAGCCCGGAGTTCGGCTCCACGGCCGCCATGTTCCCCATCGACGACGTGACACTCGACTACCTGCGCCTCACGGGCCGTAGCGAGGAGCAGGTCGAGCTGGTCGAGGCGTACGCCAAACTCCAGACTCTGTGGCACGACGCCTCGGTGGAGCCGGTCTTCAGCGAGTACCTCGAGCTCGACCTCGCGACCGTCGTGCCGTCGATCGCCGGGCCGAAGCGCCCCCAGGACCGTATCGAGCTGAGCCGCTCCAAGACGCAGTTCGAGAGCGACCTCAACGACTACACCGCCGTGGAGCACGACCTCGTCGACCTGGTCGGCACGGGCTCGTTCCCCGCGTCCGACCCCGGCGAGCTCTCTCCTGAGGACGGTGAGCTGACGCACACCCACTCGCACGCGAGCCACGCGCCCACCACGGTGTCGAAGCCCACCTCGGTATCGCTCGACGACGGAACCCGCTTCACGCTCGACCACGGCGCGGTCGCCATCGCCGCGATCACGTCGTGCACCAACACGTCGAACCCGTCCGTGATGCTCGCGGCCGGGCTGCTCGCGCGCAACGCCAGCCTCAAGGGGCTGAAGGCCAAGCCGTGGGTGAAGACCACCCTCGCACCGGGCTCGAAGGTCGTCACCGACTACTACGAGAAGGCCGGACTCACGAGCTACCTCGAAGACCTTGGCTTCTACACGGTGGGCTATGGCTGTACGACGTGTATCGGAAACTCCGGGCCGCTCCTCGACGAGATCTCCTCCGCCGTGCAAGACAACGATCTGGCTGTTACCGCCGTCCTGAGCGGAAACCGCAACTTCGAAGGACGCATCAACCCCGACGTCAAGATGAACTATCTGGCCTCGCCGCCGCTCGTGATCGCGTACGCGCTGGCCGGCTCGATGAACTTCGATTTCGAGACGGATGCCCTGGGCACGGACACCGACGGCAACGACGTCTTCCTGAAGGACATCTGGCCGGACGCCGCAGAGGTGCAGTCGACGATCGACACCTCGATCGACACGGACATGTTCCAGCACGAATACGCAGGAGTCTTCGACGGCGACGAGCGGTGGCGTTCGCTGCCCACTCCCGAGGGTGCGACCTTCGAGTGGGACGCCGAATCGACGTATGTTCGGAAGCCCCCGTACTTCGACGGAATGACGATGGAGACCACGCCGGTCACCGACATCGTCGGTGCTCGAGTACTCGCCAAGCTCGGCGACTCCGTCACGACCGACCACATCAGCCCCGCCGGATCCATCAAGGGCGACAGCCCCGCCGGTCGTTACCTCGACGAGCACGGAGTGGGCCGCAAGGACTACAACTCGTACGGGTCTCGCCGCGGCAACCACGAGGTGATGATTCGCGGAACCTTTGCGAACATCCGGTTGAAGAACCAGCTTCTCGACGGCGTCGAGGGTGGCTACACCCGAGACTTCACCCAGCCGGATGGTCCTCAGTCGTTCATCTACGACGCGGCCCAGAACTATGCGGCCGAGAAGACGCCCCTGGTCATCTTCGGCGGCAAGGAGTACGGTTCCGGCTCGTCACGCGACTGGGCGGCCAAGGGCACCAGCCTTCTGGGAGTGAAGGCGGTCATCACCGAGAGCTTCGAGCGCATCCACCGGTCGAACCTGATCGGCATGGGTGTCGTTCCGCTGCAGTTCCCAGCAGGGCAGTCATGGGCCTCACTCGGTCTCGACGGCACCGAGATCGTCAGTATCTCCGGCATCGAAGAGCTGAACTCAGGCACGACCCCGAAGACGGTGCGCGTCACCGCAGCGCCGTCGGAGAACTCGCCGGAGGGCAAGCAGACCGTGGAGTTCGATGCCGTCGTGCGCATCGACACCCCGGGTGAAGCGGACTACTACCGCAACGGCGGCATCTTGCAGTACGTGCTGCGGAGCCTCGTCTCGTAG